In Desulfatirhabdium butyrativorans DSM 18734, one genomic interval encodes:
- a CDS encoding cell division protein FtsQ/DivIB, which translates to MPFRPRRDSTFLRQRRALRWRAFRIFCWRCAGWLLLALFLVAIHDVFVQWDRYNVREIDISGNRLIGREEVLDVTGLKGRINVFRVNPFLLAKRLRDDPRIKSADVSINWPDRIRIRIVERTPLAIIRMDPPVMIDVEGACFQASQKPSQRSLPEIEGLAPSDFPGPGTPATEAYQETMNALIAWTQENVYLTFENIDRIRVDPDIGLTVIPKQAISGLNVGQIRVGYHFYSEKSAMLEHVIRYMNQIHMNQAIEWIDLTDMKRIVLKPAGADSAEAFRKEK; encoded by the coding sequence ATGCCGTTTCGCCCCAGAAGAGATTCCACCTTCCTGCGTCAGCGCCGAGCCTTGCGATGGAGGGCTTTCCGCATATTCTGCTGGCGTTGCGCCGGATGGCTCCTGCTGGCCTTGTTCCTGGTGGCGATACATGACGTTTTCGTTCAATGGGACCGCTACAATGTTCGGGAAATCGATATTTCGGGGAATCGGCTGATCGGAAGGGAAGAAGTGCTGGATGTGACCGGACTGAAGGGGCGGATCAATGTGTTTCGGGTGAATCCCTTTCTGCTGGCCAAACGGTTGCGGGATGATCCGCGAATCAAGTCGGCCGACGTATCGATCAACTGGCCGGATCGAATCCGAATCCGGATTGTTGAAAGAACCCCGCTGGCCATCATCCGCATGGATCCACCGGTCATGATCGATGTGGAAGGGGCCTGTTTTCAGGCTTCGCAGAAGCCTTCCCAAAGAAGCCTTCCCGAAATAGAGGGGCTGGCCCCCTCGGATTTCCCGGGGCCGGGAACGCCTGCTACCGAGGCTTACCAGGAAACCATGAATGCGCTGATCGCGTGGACGCAGGAAAACGTTTACCTGACGTTTGAGAACATCGATCGTATCCGGGTCGACCCCGATATCGGGTTGACCGTGATCCCGAAACAGGCGATTTCGGGTTTGAACGTTGGGCAGATCCGTGTCGGCTATCACTTCTATTCCGAGAAATCGGCTATGCTGGAACACGTGATACGCTATATGAATCAGATCCACATGAATCAGGCCATCGAATGGATTGATCTGACCGATATGAAACGAATTGTCCTCAAGCCTGCAGGCGCTGATTCCGCCGAAGCTTTTCGTAAGGAGAAATGA
- a CDS encoding autotransporter assembly complex protein TamA: MRTDPIIMKLAVFIMLLCTFPNHGWTLETIGAADEEAVMSESVRKQQPSPRYLLDIRAPDDVAPMLKQYLDVSRWSAFADLSPEQLRGLAGNIPQQARELLSAQGYFSSEIQVSLDDGAQPPKITVLVQPGLPVRVSRVDLSVRGPDGAPEAELSAELLKSWPLGPGAVFSSGAWESAKDNALLALLIKRYPAARIRHSEARVDPGQYSAALTLALDTGLAYSFGPVRIEGLERYPEKVVLSQAPMHPGDPYDQGLVLEYQKRLQNSQYFRSAYVAAPLADAQETVLPVRVKVAEQPAQKIGLGLGYSSNTGNRGQIDYEHINLFGRAWRLSAAAKMESLQQSISTGLTFPRTAEGFHYGISAELKESDIQGLTTRSQMIGGQRQRLDGDIEIVTAVSFINERLDVAGSGSSGSMALVPNVSWTLRRLDDPIAPTRGSLLNVSAGVAARALLSDQDFIRARIQGRHYIPLGADNQLVLRADVGSVLSASAEGIPQEELFRTGGIGSVRGYAYQSLGVSQGDAIVGARNLVVGSIELAHWFTPKWGGAVFYDRGGAADSFAELHTVSGYGIGARWRSPAGVISVDLAYGEAAEALRLQLNAGVNF; this comes from the coding sequence ATGCGTACAGATCCAATCATCATGAAACTCGCTGTTTTCATCATGCTTCTTTGCACCTTCCCGAATCACGGTTGGACGCTGGAGACGATCGGGGCTGCGGACGAAGAAGCCGTCATGAGCGAATCTGTCCGAAAACAACAGCCATCCCCTCGCTATCTGCTGGACATCCGTGCGCCCGATGATGTGGCGCCAATGCTGAAACAGTACCTCGATGTCTCCCGCTGGTCGGCGTTTGCCGATCTGAGCCCCGAGCAGTTGCGCGGGCTTGCCGGGAATATTCCCCAACAGGCGCGGGAACTGCTTTCGGCGCAGGGCTATTTTTCCTCCGAAATACAGGTCAGCCTCGATGACGGGGCCCAGCCGCCAAAGATCACCGTCCTGGTTCAGCCGGGCTTGCCCGTGCGGGTCAGCCGCGTCGATCTGAGCGTCCGGGGGCCTGATGGGGCGCCCGAGGCCGAACTTTCCGCCGAATTGCTCAAATCCTGGCCGCTTGGGCCGGGGGCCGTGTTTTCCAGCGGCGCCTGGGAAAGCGCCAAGGACAATGCGCTTCTGGCGCTCCTGATCAAACGCTATCCGGCAGCCCGAATCCGCCACAGCGAGGCCCGGGTCGATCCTGGACAATACAGCGCCGCCCTGACGCTGGCCCTCGATACCGGTCTGGCTTACAGCTTCGGTCCCGTTCGCATCGAAGGGCTGGAACGGTATCCGGAGAAGGTCGTGCTCTCTCAGGCGCCGATGCATCCCGGCGATCCCTATGATCAGGGCCTGGTTCTCGAATACCAGAAGCGGCTGCAGAACAGCCAGTATTTCCGCTCGGCCTACGTCGCCGCGCCGCTGGCGGACGCCCAGGAAACGGTATTGCCCGTTCGGGTGAAGGTGGCCGAGCAGCCCGCCCAGAAAATCGGTCTGGGGTTGGGATACAGCAGCAACACGGGCAACCGGGGGCAGATCGATTATGAACATATCAATCTGTTTGGCCGGGCCTGGCGTCTGAGTGCTGCGGCCAAAATGGAAAGCCTGCAGCAATCCATTTCAACGGGGCTGACCTTTCCGAGAACGGCAGAAGGGTTTCACTACGGCATCAGCGCTGAATTGAAGGAAAGCGATATTCAGGGGCTGACGACCAGAAGTCAGATGATTGGCGGCCAGCGCCAGCGCCTCGATGGGGATATCGAAATCGTGACTGCGGTATCGTTCATCAACGAGCGGCTGGACGTGGCCGGCAGCGGCAGCTCGGGCAGCATGGCGCTGGTTCCCAATGTATCCTGGACGCTGCGCCGCCTGGACGATCCGATAGCGCCGACCCGGGGCAGCCTGCTCAATGTGAGCGCAGGGGTTGCGGCAAGGGCGCTGCTCTCCGATCAAGACTTCATTCGCGCGCGCATCCAGGGTAGGCACTACATTCCGCTTGGCGCCGACAACCAGTTGGTGTTGCGGGCCGATGTAGGCAGCGTGCTCAGCGCTTCGGCGGAGGGCATTCCCCAGGAGGAGCTCTTTCGGACTGGGGGCATCGGTTCGGTGCGCGGCTATGCCTATCAGAGCCTCGGGGTGTCGCAGGGGGATGCCATTGTCGGCGCCCGGAACCTCGTGGTCGGCAGCATCGAGTTGGCGCACTGGTTCACCCCCAAATGGGGCGGTGCCGTGTTTTACGATCGGGGAGGCGCGGCGGATTCCTTCGCGGAATTGCACACCGTTTCCGGTTATGGGATCGGCGCCCGCTGGCGGAGCCCGGCCGGGGTCATCAGCGTCGATCTGGCCTATGGCGAGGCCGCAGAGGCCTTGCGGCTGCAGTTGAATGCGGGGGTCAATTTCTGA
- the ftsZ gene encoding cell division protein FtsZ, with protein MGFTYLETEMEQKENDQSAVIKVIGVGGAGKNAVNTMIDSNIKGVSFIAANTDAQDLARCKAPIKIQLGEKLLNGLGAGSDPQQGKEAALESEDMLRSVLEGANMVFIASGFGGGTGTGASPVIAELCKSMNILTVAVVTKPFRFEGKPREKNADEGIELLRQHADAVIVIPNNKLHSVGSKNTPMLHIFKKADEVLLNSVKGITDLIYSPGYVNLDFQDVRKIMSKSGMALMGIGSASGENRAILAAEQAFSHPLLEDISIASAKGVLLNITSSEDITYEEMTSASERIYKEIGENDTTEIIWGQIFDNTLENEVRVTLIATGIGHSERRNLKVLAGGKKVAPYTGAYDDTYGGRVRPAPPFGDDEFELPELKWGNPGGAPVDVKEDPSGFGTSITNLDMPAYLRSKGK; from the coding sequence ATGGGATTTACGTATCTTGAGACGGAAATGGAACAAAAGGAAAATGACCAGAGCGCAGTCATCAAGGTGATCGGCGTCGGTGGCGCCGGAAAGAATGCCGTCAACACGATGATCGATTCCAACATCAAAGGCGTTTCTTTCATCGCCGCCAACACGGATGCCCAGGATCTGGCCCGCTGCAAGGCGCCGATCAAGATTCAACTGGGTGAAAAGCTGCTCAACGGTTTGGGAGCGGGATCCGATCCCCAGCAGGGCAAGGAAGCGGCGCTCGAAAGCGAGGATATGCTGCGGAGCGTGCTGGAAGGGGCCAACATGGTCTTTATTGCATCGGGATTTGGTGGCGGGACGGGCACAGGCGCATCTCCCGTCATCGCCGAATTGTGCAAATCCATGAACATCCTGACCGTTGCCGTTGTGACCAAGCCATTCCGTTTTGAGGGCAAACCCCGGGAAAAAAACGCCGATGAAGGCATCGAGCTGCTCCGGCAGCATGCCGATGCCGTCATTGTGATCCCCAACAACAAGCTTCACAGTGTCGGCAGCAAGAACACACCGATGCTGCATATTTTCAAGAAGGCGGATGAGGTTCTTCTCAATTCGGTCAAGGGCATTACAGACCTCATTTATTCCCCGGGCTATGTCAACCTTGACTTTCAGGATGTTCGAAAGATCATGTCCAAGTCCGGCATGGCCCTGATGGGTATCGGCTCCGCCAGCGGCGAGAACCGGGCGATTCTGGCTGCAGAGCAGGCATTTTCCCATCCCCTGCTGGAGGATATCAGCATCGCTAGCGCCAAGGGCGTGCTGCTCAACATCACGAGTTCGGAAGACATCACCTATGAAGAGATGACTTCTGCAAGCGAGAGGATTTACAAGGAAATCGGTGAAAACGATACGACGGAAATCATCTGGGGGCAGATCTTCGACAACACCCTCGAAAACGAGGTGCGGGTGACCCTGATCGCTACGGGCATCGGCCATTCGGAACGACGTAACCTGAAGGTGCTGGCCGGCGGGAAAAAAGTTGCCCCCTACACGGGCGCCTATGACGACACCTATGGCGGCCGGGTGCGGCCGGCGCCGCCATTCGGAGATGACGAGTTTGAATTGCCGGAGCTCAAATGGGGCAACCCGGGGGGGGCTCCTGTCGATGTAAAGGAAGATCCGTCCGGCTTCGGTACTTCGATTACCAATCTGGATATGCCTGCATATCTCCGCTCGAAAGGCAAGTAA
- a CDS encoding YXWGXW repeat-containing protein: MRNFLAILCLGAMAASSAFAASNVGFDVHINVGGPPVVVAPAPPPPPVMPPPPTPPPPPPQVVFQQAPAFIMPPGLGFYVGVDVPYDIVFMSGRYYLYQGNYWYSAPSYNGPWNAIPHGRLPPVLRKHKPEEIRYYRDHEYRGIHPERHPDMRPRPDRDYRQPQPPPRPPQVDRRQPPPPPGPPRGDHRQPSFPPGQRDYKQPSPPPAPPHGNTRQHPAPPRPPGDQRQMGDDPGRFIQNDAGH; encoded by the coding sequence ATGAGAAATTTTCTGGCAATCCTATGCCTGGGCGCGATGGCGGCATCTTCCGCTTTCGCTGCTTCCAATGTCGGCTTCGATGTTCACATCAACGTTGGCGGCCCACCCGTTGTCGTTGCGCCTGCGCCGCCTCCGCCGCCTGTCATGCCACCACCCCCAACGCCACCACCGCCACCCCCGCAGGTCGTCTTTCAGCAGGCCCCCGCGTTCATCATGCCGCCGGGTCTCGGGTTCTATGTCGGCGTCGATGTTCCTTATGACATTGTTTTTATGTCCGGCAGGTATTACCTGTATCAGGGCAATTACTGGTACAGCGCCCCCAGCTACAACGGGCCATGGAATGCCATTCCCCACGGAAGGCTTCCTCCGGTATTGCGCAAACATAAACCGGAAGAGATTCGTTATTACCGCGACCATGAGTACCGGGGGATTCACCCGGAGCGCCATCCGGACATGCGCCCCAGGCCTGATCGGGACTACAGACAGCCACAACCACCCCCCAGACCCCCACAAGTGGATCGCAGGCAGCCGCCACCGCCACCAGGTCCGCCGCGCGGAGACCACAGGCAGCCTTCTTTTCCTCCGGGACAACGGGATTACAAGCAGCCTTCTCCTCCTCCCGCTCCGCCGCACGGGAACACCAGACAGCATCCAGCACCACCCAGACCGCCAGGCGATCAGAGGCAGATGGGGGACGATCCGGGAAGATTCATTCAAAACGATGCGGGGCACTGA
- a CDS encoding radical SAM protein produces the protein MSGRDRHSLKGASIHRWRLHRHHVALLYPNRHAVGMSNLGFQTVRRLFNQIPEWLCEMAFLPEHPHDPLRSFESGRPLQDFDLLAFSISFENDYLHVPVMLRAAGLPVFSEKRDETHPLVLAGGVACSLNPEPIADFIDVFLLGEVENALGRWAMLFENLQGRRRSSVLREMAVGIDAVYVPSLYEIAYADDGTIGSRTPVSPDIPEKVRTAVLQDVDASPTTSEFPASQGAFADTFLVEIGRGCPHGCRFCSAGFLYRPPRYRSFPVLMDSIRKGGRQGVRVGLLGTAVSDLPDLLPLCLEARREGIVLSFSSLRVDAITDELAAVLAGQGVKTATLAPEAGSERMRRVINKGITEAQIFQAARTLVRAGIANLKLYFMVGLPTETTDDVEAIVEMVRAIKVVFLEESRIHRKIGTISVSLNAFVPKPVTPFQWAPMDAANVLQQKVRIVRKGLGSIANVNLSVEPVRDSVMQGFLSRANRRAGVLIERAARPGAQWNEVVRQSGIKPDVETTRKRDYSEVLPWDFIDSRVKRTFLWREHLRALSEKRTPPCPSTACSVCGACATVIDRTGHDNGTHHS, from the coding sequence ATGTCGGGTCGTGATCGGCATTCCCTGAAAGGGGCCTCGATCCATCGCTGGCGGTTGCATCGGCACCATGTTGCGCTGCTCTATCCCAATCGCCATGCCGTCGGTATGAGCAATTTGGGTTTTCAGACGGTACGCCGGTTGTTCAACCAGATACCGGAGTGGCTCTGCGAAATGGCTTTTTTGCCCGAACATCCGCATGATCCACTCCGGTCCTTCGAATCGGGGAGGCCCCTGCAGGATTTCGATCTGCTGGCTTTTTCCATCTCATTTGAAAACGATTACCTCCATGTGCCCGTCATGCTCCGGGCGGCCGGTCTGCCCGTTTTTTCGGAGAAGCGGGATGAGACGCATCCGCTCGTTCTGGCGGGCGGTGTCGCCTGTAGCCTGAATCCAGAGCCCATCGCCGATTTCATCGATGTTTTCCTGCTGGGTGAAGTTGAAAATGCCCTCGGGCGCTGGGCGATGCTTTTCGAAAATCTTCAGGGGCGCCGGCGCTCCAGCGTGCTTCGGGAAATGGCCGTTGGTATCGATGCCGTCTATGTGCCCTCTCTGTATGAAATCGCCTATGCGGATGACGGAACAATCGGCTCCCGAACACCCGTTTCCCCCGATATTCCGGAAAAGGTACGCACGGCCGTGCTGCAGGATGTCGATGCATCTCCGACGACATCGGAATTTCCGGCAAGCCAGGGCGCTTTTGCGGATACGTTTCTCGTGGAAATCGGCAGGGGATGCCCGCATGGTTGCCGATTCTGCAGTGCGGGGTTTTTATACAGGCCGCCGCGGTACAGAAGTTTCCCGGTGTTGATGGACAGCATTCGCAAGGGGGGGCGGCAGGGGGTGCGCGTCGGCCTGCTGGGGACAGCGGTTTCGGATCTGCCCGATTTGCTGCCGTTGTGCCTGGAAGCCCGCAGGGAAGGCATTGTCCTTTCCTTCAGCTCTCTTCGGGTGGATGCCATAACCGATGAATTGGCCGCCGTTCTTGCCGGGCAGGGTGTGAAAACCGCAACGCTGGCCCCGGAGGCGGGATCGGAGCGGATGCGCCGGGTCATCAACAAGGGAATCACGGAAGCACAGATCTTCCAGGCGGCCCGAACACTGGTTCGGGCGGGCATTGCGAATCTCAAACTCTACTTCATGGTCGGTCTTCCAACGGAAACGACCGATGATGTCGAGGCCATCGTGGAGATGGTCCGGGCGATCAAGGTGGTTTTTCTGGAAGAAAGCCGAATCCATCGGAAAATCGGGACCATTTCGGTGAGCCTCAATGCTTTTGTCCCCAAACCTGTCACGCCATTTCAGTGGGCGCCGATGGATGCAGCGAATGTGCTTCAGCAGAAAGTCCGGATCGTGCGAAAAGGCCTTGGATCCATCGCCAACGTGAACCTTTCCGTCGAGCCTGTCCGGGATTCCGTGATGCAGGGCTTCCTTTCCCGGGCGAACCGGAGGGCAGGCGTGCTGATCGAGCGGGCGGCCCGTCCGGGTGCGCAATGGAACGAGGTTGTCCGGCAATCCGGGATAAAACCCGATGTCGAAACCACACGGAAACGGGATTATTCCGAAGTCCTTCCCTGGGATTTCATCGATTCGCGGGTAAAACGAACGTTTTTATGGCGGGAGCATCTCCGGGCGCTTTCAGAGAAGCGAACACCGCCATGCCCCAGCACTGCTTGCTCTGTATGCGGAGCCTGCGCAACCGTTATCGACAGGACCGGCCATGACAACGGAACACATCATTCTTGA
- a CDS encoding gamma carbonic anhydrase family protein yields the protein MIIALGEKKPKIGNHVFIAPTAVVVGDVTIGNGSSIWYGAVLRGDMAPIEIGEDSNIQDNCTVHTDYGKPTHIGSRVTIGHNAIIHACRIDDDCLIGMGTILLNETHVQTGTIVAAGSLLLEHQAVGPYHLVAGSPATVRKALPPHPVPKIADPVGNYRDAADEHMKMRILDAS from the coding sequence ATGATCATCGCACTGGGGGAAAAGAAACCCAAGATCGGCAACCATGTTTTCATTGCACCGACTGCCGTAGTCGTAGGAGACGTGACCATCGGCAACGGATCGAGCATCTGGTACGGCGCCGTTTTGCGGGGCGATATGGCGCCCATCGAGATCGGAGAAGACAGCAACATTCAGGACAATTGCACCGTTCATACCGATTACGGGAAACCGACACACATCGGCAGCAGGGTAACCATCGGCCACAACGCCATCATCCACGCCTGCCGCATCGATGACGACTGCCTGATCGGAATGGGAACCATCCTGCTCAACGAGACACATGTCCAGACCGGCACCATCGTAGCGGCCGGATCGCTGCTGCTGGAACACCAGGCGGTGGGGCCCTACCACCTGGTAGCCGGTTCCCCCGCCACGGTGCGCAAAGCCTTACCACCCCATCCGGTCCCGAAAATCGCCGATCCCGTCGGCAATTACCGCGATGCGGCAGACGAACACATGAAGATGCGCATCCTCGATGCATCGTAG
- the ftsA gene encoding cell division protein FtsA yields the protein MPRKEKLVVGLDIGSTKVCAIVGEWLNDAVNIVGIGTSPSNGLKRGVVINMESTVESIKRAVEEAETMAGHEITSVYVGITGTHIQGSNTRGVINVRGGEVTPEDIKRVQDQGRPSVIQPDRYMVHILPQEYTVDRQDGIFNPIGMQGAQLEAKLHIVTGSAATVNNIIRCVQLAGLDVENIVLESLSSAMAVLTEEEKEQGVLLIDIGGGTTDMAAYSGKNIRYTYVLPVGGYNFTYDISMGLRIPFTEAEKLKIEHGTCLVQEVKPSETIEIKSFGTNKVRTIERDILVDILNLRMEELFRLLLKNLKQNGFGHLLNNCSGIVLTGGGALLDGAVEIAGDVFGLPARVGEPHNIVGLADVVGTPMHATGVGLVLYGLEHPNGKSFKAKDGNMLGKILERMKSWFKEVI from the coding sequence ATGCCCCGAAAAGAAAAACTGGTGGTTGGATTGGATATCGGCAGCACGAAGGTTTGTGCCATTGTCGGTGAGTGGCTCAATGACGCCGTCAATATCGTGGGAATCGGCACGAGTCCATCCAACGGGTTGAAACGCGGTGTGGTCATCAATATGGAATCCACGGTGGAATCCATCAAACGGGCCGTAGAAGAAGCCGAAACGATGGCGGGCCATGAAATCACATCGGTGTATGTAGGCATTACAGGGACCCATATCCAGGGGAGCAACACCCGGGGAGTCATCAATGTACGGGGCGGAGAGGTGACTCCGGAGGATATCAAGCGGGTTCAGGATCAGGGAAGGCCATCCGTTATCCAGCCGGATCGATACATGGTTCATATCCTGCCGCAGGAATATACCGTAGACCGTCAGGACGGAATCTTCAATCCGATCGGCATGCAGGGTGCGCAGCTCGAGGCAAAGCTGCATATCGTTACGGGTTCGGCTGCAACGGTGAACAACATCATCCGCTGTGTGCAGCTTGCCGGGCTGGATGTCGAGAACATCGTTCTCGAATCGCTTTCTTCGGCCATGGCGGTCCTGACGGAGGAAGAAAAGGAGCAGGGGGTCCTGTTGATCGACATCGGTGGCGGAACGACGGACATGGCGGCCTATTCCGGCAAGAATATCCGCTATACCTATGTGCTTCCTGTCGGCGGGTATAACTTCACCTACGACATTTCCATGGGGCTGAGAATCCCGTTTACCGAGGCGGAAAAGCTCAAAATTGAACATGGCACGTGCTTGGTGCAGGAAGTCAAACCATCCGAAACCATCGAGATCAAATCGTTCGGTACGAATAAAGTTCGAACGATCGAGCGGGATATTCTGGTCGATATTCTCAATCTGCGCATGGAGGAACTTTTTCGCCTGCTGCTGAAAAACCTCAAGCAAAACGGGTTCGGCCATTTGCTCAACAATTGTTCCGGGATCGTGCTGACCGGAGGAGGCGCCCTGCTGGATGGCGCCGTGGAGATAGCAGGTGATGTTTTCGGGCTTCCGGCCCGCGTTGGAGAACCTCACAACATTGTCGGACTTGCGGATGTGGTGGGTACGCCGATGCATGCCACCGGTGTCGGGCTGGTGCTCTACGGCCTCGAGCATCCGAATGGGAAGTCTTTCAAAGCGAAAGACGGCAACATGCTGGGTAAAATTCTGGAGCGGATGAAATCCTGGTTTAAAGAAGTGATTTGA
- the namA gene encoding NADPH dehydrogenase NamA, with translation MKTYEPFQIKDLALKNRIVMPPMCMYSATDAIPTDFHLLHYGARALGGAGLIIVEATGILPEGRISDNCLGLWKDEQIPAFARLVDQVHRFGAKIGIQLNHAGRKCVASVEKIYAPSAIIFSPDESYRNPAEMSLDDIASVTHAFAAAAGRALEAGFDVVEIHGAHGYLINQFLSPVSNQREDTYGIDLEGRSRFLQEVVRVVRTRWPTEKPLFLRVSAHDYVPGGMTVDQMIQIIETIKAEVDLIHVSSGGVTPVMPHSFPGYQIPFAEIIRKACMIPTIAVGLITTLEMIEETIGNNRADLVALGRELLRNPFFPLLEAKKHGVSLPWPKPYERAF, from the coding sequence ATGAAAACATACGAACCGTTTCAAATAAAGGATCTGGCGCTCAAGAACCGCATTGTCATGCCGCCCATGTGCATGTACAGCGCCACCGATGCCATTCCGACCGACTTTCACCTGTTGCACTACGGTGCGCGCGCACTGGGCGGAGCGGGCCTCATCATTGTAGAGGCAACCGGCATCCTTCCGGAGGGAAGAATATCCGACAACTGCCTCGGATTATGGAAGGATGAACAGATACCCGCCTTCGCCCGCCTTGTCGATCAGGTTCACCGGTTCGGGGCCAAAATCGGTATCCAGTTGAATCACGCCGGACGCAAGTGTGTCGCAAGCGTTGAGAAGATATATGCACCCAGCGCCATCATTTTCAGCCCGGATGAATCATATCGGAACCCGGCGGAAATGAGCCTTGATGACATTGCATCCGTGACACACGCTTTTGCCGCAGCCGCCGGGCGGGCATTGGAAGCCGGTTTCGATGTGGTGGAAATTCATGGCGCCCACGGATATCTGATCAACCAGTTCCTTTCACCCGTAAGCAATCAGCGGGAAGACACATACGGCATCGATCTCGAAGGCCGCTCCCGCTTTCTGCAGGAGGTCGTCAGGGTCGTTCGCACCCGGTGGCCGACCGAAAAACCCCTGTTCCTTCGGGTATCGGCCCACGATTACGTGCCGGGTGGCATGACCGTCGATCAAATGATCCAGATCATCGAAACGATCAAGGCGGAAGTGGATCTCATCCACGTCAGCTCCGGCGGCGTCACGCCTGTCATGCCCCACAGCTTTCCCGGCTATCAGATCCCTTTTGCCGAAATCATCCGCAAAGCATGTATGATACCCACCATTGCGGTGGGGCTGATCACCACACTGGAGATGATCGAGGAAACCATCGGCAACAACCGGGCGGATTTGGTCGCGCTCGGCCGTGAACTGCTCCGCAATCCGTTTTTTCCGCTGCTTGAAGCCAAAAAGCATGGTGTGAGCCTTCCCTGGCCCAAACCGTATGAGCGGGCTTTCTGA
- a CDS encoding MogA/MoaB family molybdenum cofactor biosynthesis protein produces MGTTDHRKDAPDCVTMAVISVSSTRSLAEDKSGNWICRRAGKEGHRIVAHEMVPDDAEAIGSCVTGILEKLQPDAVLITGGTGISEKDVTIEAIRPLFRKELSAFGALFALLSFEEIDAAAMLSRAAAGIVQTSAVFCMPGSLNACKTACEKLIFPEIGHLVRHLRKG; encoded by the coding sequence GTGGGCACAACGGATCACCGGAAAGATGCACCCGATTGCGTGACGATGGCCGTCATCAGTGTTTCATCGACCAGGAGCCTTGCGGAAGACAAGAGTGGCAACTGGATCTGCAGGCGAGCCGGGAAGGAAGGGCACCGGATTGTTGCCCACGAAATGGTTCCGGACGATGCGGAAGCCATTGGCTCTTGCGTTACGGGTATCCTGGAAAAGTTGCAGCCGGATGCCGTGCTGATTACGGGAGGCACTGGTATCAGCGAAAAAGATGTGACGATCGAGGCGATCCGCCCCTTGTTCCGAAAGGAATTGAGCGCATTTGGCGCGCTGTTTGCCCTGCTGAGCTTCGAGGAAATCGATGCCGCCGCCATGCTTTCCAGGGCAGCGGCAGGAATTGTCCAGACGAGCGCCGTCTTTTGCATGCCCGGCAGTCTGAACGCATGCAAAACGGCCTGCGAGAAACTGATTTTCCCGGAAATCGGTCATCTCGTCCGTCATCTGCGCAAAGGTTGA
- the pyrR gene encoding bifunctional pyr operon transcriptional regulator/uracil phosphoribosyltransferase PyrR: MTTEHIILDASDIDRMLTRMTHEILEIHKGAEGVALVGIQTRGVIMAQRLQKKVSDVEGVDIPVGILDITLYRDDWTRVAKHPVLQATEIPFSIDGMQVILVDDVLFTGRTTRAAMDALIDFGRPDRIELAVLIDRGHRELPIQANFVGKAIATRRSETVNVMFVEKDGADQVVLQLMSEA, encoded by the coding sequence ATGACAACGGAACACATCATTCTTGACGCATCGGACATCGATCGCATGCTGACGCGCATGACCCATGAAATTCTGGAAATTCACAAGGGAGCCGAGGGGGTGGCTCTGGTCGGCATTCAGACACGGGGGGTGATCATGGCCCAGCGGCTGCAAAAGAAAGTGTCCGATGTGGAGGGGGTCGACATCCCCGTGGGTATTCTCGATATTACCCTGTATCGGGACGACTGGACGCGGGTGGCCAAACATCCCGTGCTTCAGGCAACGGAAATCCCGTTTTCCATCGATGGGATGCAGGTCATTCTGGTGGATGATGTGCTCTTTACGGGCCGGACGACCCGGGCGGCAATGGATGCCCTGATCGATTTCGGCAGACCGGACCGAATCGAGCTGGCCGTCCTGATTGATCGGGGCCATCGGGAACTGCCCATCCAGGCGAATTTTGTGGGAAAGGCGATTGCAACGCGCCGATCGGAAACCGTAAACGTGATGTTCGTCGAAAAGGACGGCGCCGATCAGGTGGTTCTTCAGTTGATGAGTGAGGCATAG